The nucleotide sequence TCCGGCATTCCGGGAGACCGTATCCGATGACAGCGAGGACGAGGTGGACACCAAGAAGCAGATCAAATACGGCAGCGGCTTCCAGGCGGCCAAGGCCATCATACACGAGTACTGCGACTATACGACCATCCATGGCATCCGGTATCTGGGCGAGAAGAAGAGACCGCTCTTGGAGCGCCTCTTCTGGATCAGTGTCCTGGTGCTATCGGTTTTCACCTGCGTCAAGCTGACCCTAAATATCTGGGACAAGTGGAACAACAATCCGGTTATTGTCAGTTTCGCCGAGAAATCCACTCCGGTGTGGCAAATCCCATTTCCCGCTGTTACAGTTTGTCCGGAGACTAAAACGCGTCGTGAGATATTCAATTTTACGGATTCGTATCACCAAGTGCGTGATTTTCAAAGTAATGTCAGCGGTATTGTAGACCTCAGCGATAAACAGTAAGTAATTGTCCTTTTCACACCTAAAAACGAATGTATATTAGAGTACATTTGTTAACAGAAAGGGATTATATGGCGCTGTGTCGCAGGTTTGCGAGCCACATTTGCATGATGTAACTCTGGGTAATAAAACCCGGAGGGGCATGGAAATCATTGATGCCCTGACTGAAGTATCCCCCCATTTCGATGACACCTATCTGAACTGTAAGTGGCGTAACTCTCCGGTTAAGTGCAGTGATATTTTCCACAAATTTGTGACGGAGGATGGCGTTTGCTTCAGTTTCAATTCACTCAGTCCAGCGGAGATTTTCCGAGCGGAAGGGTGAGCTTGGATATCAAGTTTATGATAAACTCAAATTCTGATACTAGCGCTCTGTTGTAGTATTATTCCCGATTTTATATTCCGCGAGGAAAACCGACTATCCATGGACTGGAATGTGGAGGATGGTTATAGCGCCAGTGCGGATACATCTCCCTATCCAAATCGAGTTTTGGGCCCCGGAGCTCGAGCTGGTTTATATCTGTTTATGGGTGGTGCGGAAATTGATTTCGATGACATGTGTCGTGGTCCAGTTCAGGGTTTCAAGGTAAAATCTATTATGTTTGATATAGTTGTTCAAAGGGAATCCTCTTAGATTTTATTA is from Drosophila melanogaster chromosome 3L and encodes:
- the ppk26 gene encoding pickpocket 26, whose translation is MSTDSTQPHTPSHEVAVRPPPCAANQWKRAALMARMAPAFRETVSDDSEDEVDTKKQIKYGSGFQAAKAIIHEYCDYTTIHGIRYLGEKKRPLLERLFWISVLVLSVFTCVKLTLNIWDKWNNNPVIVSFAEKSTPVWQIPFPAVTVCPETKTRREIFNFTDSYHQVRDFQSNVSGIVDLSDKQKGLYGAVSQVCEPHLHDVTLGNKTRRGMEIIDALTEVSPHFDDTYLNCKWRNSPVKCSDIFHKFVTEDGVCFSFNSLSPAEIFRAEGIIPDFIFREENRLSMDWNVEDGYSASADTSPYPNRVLGPGARAGLYLFMGGAEIDFDDMCRGPVQGFKILLHTPGDVAQVSKQYFRIPFDQEVLISIRPKIITTSDGLKHYEPNRRQCYFQKERELRYFNIYSQSNCELECLANFTLTKCGCVKFSMPRNVNMPVCGDASLKCYNQAEDELLLREFTQGLVNAGENTRGETECNCLPSCTSIAYEAEISQADFDYKTVINTDSPEGKEEQSKRQGMKMSRVSIFFKEAQFLTSRRSELYGTTDFLANCGGLLGLFMGVSMLSIVELIYFCTVRLISNLRMRRKTRKELLKAVNKDA